The window TCGTAGGCCAGATCATCCCTTGGAACTTCCCGCTTCTGATGGCCTGCTGGAAACTGGCCCCTGCAATGGCTGCCGGCAATTGCATCGTCCTCAAGCCTGCGGAGCAGACCCCGGCCTCCATTCTCGTCCTGATCGAGCTGATTGCCGACATCGTGCCACCAGGCGTGATAAACGTCGTCAATGGCTTTGGCGTCGAAGCAGGCAAGCCACTCGCTCAGTCGCCTCGCATCGCGAAGATCGCCTTCACAGGTGAAACCACGACGGGCCGGCTCATCATGCAATATGCCACGGAGAACCTGATCCCGGTTACGTTGGAGCTGGGCGGCAAAAGTCCGAACATCTTCTTCTCCGATGTGATGGCCGAAGACGACGATTATCTCGACAAGGCCATCGAAGGCTTCGCCATGTTCGCGCTCAATCAGGGCGAGGTATGCACCTGTCCGAGCCGCGCGCTTGTCCATGAGAGCATCTATGACAGGTTCATGGAAAAGGCGATCCGTCGCGTTGAGGCAATCGTGCAGGGCAATCCGCTCGACCGCTCGACCATGATCGGCGCGCAGGCATCGTCGGAGCAGCTGGAAAAGATCCTCAGCTACTTCGACGTTGGTCGCAATGAAGGCGCAAAAGTGCTGACCGGCGGCGAGCGTGCGACTTTCGATGGTCCTCTTGCTGGAGGCTTTTATGTCAAGCCGACCGTTCTCGCCGGGCATAACCGGATGCGGGTGTTCCAAGAAGAAATCTTCGGCCCTGTCGTGTCGGTAACGACCTTCAAGAACGACGAAGACGCCTTGGCGATTGCGAATGACACCCTCTACGGGCTTGGCGCCGGTGTGTGGACCCGCGACGGTAGCCGGGCTTATCGTATGGGCCGGGGCATTCAGGCCGGTCGGGTGTGGACCAATTGCTATCACGCTTATCCGGCGCACGCTGCTTTCGGTGGCTACAAGCAGTCGGGCATCGGTCGCGAAAATCACAAGATGATGCTGGACCACTATCAGCAAACGAAAAATCTGCTGGTAAGCTACAGCCCGAAGAAGCTCGGCTTCTTCTGATCGGCCTCTGAGCGATGACACATCAGTCCGCAACCCATTCGATCCAGGCTACCCCGGCCGCGCTCGCTCTGATCGCGCAGATCGAAGAGGAGCATGGCGAGCTGATGTTTCATCAATCCGGGGGATGCTGCGATGGCTCCTCACCCATGTGCT of the Sphingobium sp. WTD-1 genome contains:
- the adh gene encoding aldehyde dehydrogenase; the encoded protein is MNKPETFFNVAHPFKAQYDNFIGGRWVAPVEGRYFDNSTPITGEVVTSVARSSAADVELALDAAHRAKDAWGQFSPAERALVLNRIADRMEENLELLATAETWDNGKPIRETLAADIPLAIDHFRYFAGCIRAQEGGISEIDHDTVAYHFHEPLGVVGQIIPWNFPLLMACWKLAPAMAAGNCIVLKPAEQTPASILVLIELIADIVPPGVINVVNGFGVEAGKPLAQSPRIAKIAFTGETTTGRLIMQYATENLIPVTLELGGKSPNIFFSDVMAEDDDYLDKAIEGFAMFALNQGEVCTCPSRALVHESIYDRFMEKAIRRVEAIVQGNPLDRSTMIGAQASSEQLEKILSYFDVGRNEGAKVLTGGERATFDGPLAGGFYVKPTVLAGHNRMRVFQEEIFGPVVSVTTFKNDEDALAIANDTLYGLGAGVWTRDGSRAYRMGRGIQAGRVWTNCYHAYPAHAAFGGYKQSGIGRENHKMMLDHYQQTKNLLVSYSPKKLGFF